In a genomic window of Cyanobacteria bacterium FACHB-DQ100:
- a CDS encoding AAA family ATPase produces the protein MQITDDLTKLLDILPTHLRDRLMQHPERDRLVEVVMDLGRFPEARFPGRAEYLSDTPITKADLAESTKKVGDFGGDNRAGIEKTLHRISAIRNRRGEVIGLTCRVGRAIFGTIGMIRDLVESGRSILMLGRPGVGKTTALREIARVLADELDKRVVIIDTSNEIAGDGDVPHPAIGRARRMQVARPELQHQVMIEAVENHMPEVIVIDEIGTELEALAARTIAERGVQLVGTAHGNKLENLIKNPTLSDLVGGIQSVTLGDEEARRRGTQKSVLERKAPPTFDIAVEMMERQKWVVHEEVSDTIDILLRGRQPNPQTRTTDEDGNVTITHETPSAPEPRSRPQAVPEIGNYFSGQARGWRSSGRMKAVASPTNVRSLTPEQQSFERMLDESLGRSFDPVEPTSFPGPNGEELPLHIYPYGVSRQQLDQVIQTLNLPVLLTKDMDGADAVLALRSHVKNHAKLRHLAKTRQIPIHTVKSNSVPQIAIALRRLLNMDDSGVPGEAELSLIVRGDNEDEIEALEEARLAVEQIVIPKGQPVELLPRSATVRKMQHELVEHYRLKSRSFGEEPNRRLRIYPA, from the coding sequence ATGCAAATTACTGACGATTTAACGAAACTTCTAGATATCCTGCCGACGCATTTACGCGATCGCTTAATGCAGCACCCCGAACGCGATCGCTTAGTCGAAGTCGTGATGGACTTAGGACGCTTCCCCGAAGCTCGTTTCCCTGGCAGGGCTGAATATTTGTCCGATACGCCAATCACAAAAGCAGATTTGGCAGAAAGCACGAAAAAAGTCGGAGATTTTGGCGGCGATAACCGTGCTGGGATTGAGAAAACGCTGCACCGGATTAGCGCGATTCGTAACCGTCGCGGTGAAGTGATTGGGTTAACTTGCCGCGTGGGTCGAGCGATTTTTGGCACGATCGGGATGATTCGCGATTTGGTCGAAAGTGGTCGATCGATTCTGATGCTCGGTCGTCCGGGTGTAGGTAAGACTACGGCACTGCGGGAAATTGCGCGGGTGCTGGCAGACGAACTCGATAAGCGCGTGGTCATCATCGATACGTCAAACGAAATTGCTGGAGATGGTGATGTCCCCCATCCGGCGATCGGTCGCGCTCGTCGAATGCAAGTGGCTCGTCCGGAACTGCAACATCAGGTGATGATCGAAGCGGTGGAAAACCATATGCCCGAAGTCATCGTGATCGATGAAATCGGCACTGAATTGGAAGCACTGGCAGCCCGAACGATCGCAGAGCGCGGTGTGCAACTTGTGGGAACGGCTCACGGTAACAAGCTGGAAAACCTGATTAAGAATCCCACGCTGTCGGATCTAGTTGGGGGGATTCAATCGGTAACGCTGGGTGACGAAGAAGCCCGCAGACGCGGCACACAAAAGAGTGTGCTTGAACGGAAAGCCCCGCCGACTTTTGATATTGCTGTCGAAATGATGGAGCGGCAAAAGTGGGTGGTGCATGAGGAAGTGTCGGATACGATCGATATCCTCCTACGCGGCAGACAGCCGAATCCGCAAACCCGCACGACCGACGAAGACGGCAATGTGACGATTACGCACGAAACGCCGTCTGCACCCGAACCCCGGAGTCGTCCGCAAGCGGTTCCCGAAATCGGTAACTACTTTTCAGGGCAAGCGCGGGGCTGGCGATCGTCGGGACGGATGAAAGCGGTGGCAAGTCCGACGAATGTGCGATCGTTGACTCCAGAGCAGCAATCGTTTGAGCGGATGCTGGATGAGTCCTTGGGACGGAGCTTTGATCCCGTTGAGCCCACATCGTTTCCAGGGCCAAACGGTGAGGAATTGCCGTTGCACATCTATCCCTATGGCGTAAGTCGGCAGCAACTCGACCAAGTGATTCAAACGCTGAATTTGCCTGTGCTGCTGACGAAGGACATGGATGGAGCCGATGCGGTGTTGGCGTTGCGATCGCACGTCAAAAACCATGCGAAGCTGCGCCATCTCGCTAAAACGCGCCAAATTCCGATTCACACCGTCAAATCAAACAGTGTGCCGCAGATTGCGATCGCGCTGCGACGATTGCTGAATATGGATGATTCGGGTGTACCCGGCGAAGCAGAGTTAAGCTTGATTGTGCGGGGCGACAACGAGGATGAAATCGAAGCGCTCGAAGAAGCACGGCTCGCCGTCGAGCAGATTGTGATTCCGAAGGGTCAGCCTGTGGAATTGCTGCCGCGATCGGCGACGGTGCGAAAGATGCAGCATGAATTAGTCGAGCATTACCGCTTGAAGTCGCGGAGTTTTGGTGAGGAACCGAATCGCCGCTTGCGGATTTATCCCGCTTAG
- a CDS encoding histidinol-phosphate transaminase, which translates to MLEFIRSDLAQFAAYNTQHTDNSHLDRPDRLDVNENPYDLPEELKQKLAWSWQTEIESNRYPDGGYLSLKDAIAQYVNETAHSEFTNTNISVGNGSDELIRSLLMATCLNGEGSILVANPTFSMYGILARTLGIPTISVDRSEQSFEIDLTAAQSAIATHPIRVVFVVHPNSPTGNALTESEIQWLRSLPQNILVVIDEAYFEFSQTTLAGELPQHPNWVVLRTFSKAFRLAAHRVGYAIAHPELIEALEKMRLPFNLPSFSIAAARFAVSERYSLLAVVTELLNERSKLQQQLKQLPNLQTWDSAANFIYARSPQHLAELCDRLRQQGTIIRHTGGGLRITIGTPAENQRTFDRLAALLG; encoded by the coding sequence ATGCTTGAGTTCATTCGCTCGGATCTGGCTCAATTTGCGGCATACAACACGCAGCACACGGACAATTCACATCTTGATCGCCCTGATCGCTTAGACGTGAACGAAAATCCGTATGATCTGCCCGAAGAACTCAAGCAAAAACTTGCCTGGAGTTGGCAAACTGAGATCGAATCAAATCGATATCCCGATGGCGGATATTTGTCGCTGAAAGACGCGATCGCCCAATATGTCAACGAAACGGCACATTCAGAATTTACAAACACAAATATTTCAGTGGGAAACGGCTCGGATGAATTAATTCGATCGTTGCTGATGGCAACCTGTTTGAATGGAGAAGGCTCGATTCTGGTTGCGAATCCCACGTTCTCGATGTACGGAATTTTGGCGAGAACGTTAGGAATTCCGACTATTAGTGTCGATCGGTCTGAGCAAAGTTTCGAGATCGATTTGACTGCTGCACAAAGCGCGATTGCCACTCATCCGATCCGCGTGGTTTTTGTCGTGCATCCTAATTCACCGACTGGAAACGCTCTCACAGAGTCAGAAATTCAATGGTTACGAAGCTTGCCGCAAAACATCTTGGTGGTGATCGACGAAGCGTATTTCGAGTTTAGTCAAACCACTTTAGCCGGAGAACTACCGCAGCATCCAAACTGGGTCGTCTTGCGAACCTTCTCTAAGGCATTTCGGTTAGCGGCGCATCGAGTTGGATATGCGATCGCGCATCCTGAACTAATCGAAGCGCTAGAAAAAATGCGGCTCCCGTTCAACTTACCAAGTTTTTCGATCGCAGCCGCCCGCTTTGCCGTCTCCGAACGCTATTCCCTTTTAGCAGTCGTCACAGAATTGTTAAATGAACGCTCAAAGCTACAACAGCAATTAAAACAACTTCCAAATCTACAAACCTGGGATAGTGCAGCGAATTTCATTTATGCACGATCGCCCCAACACCTAGCCGAACTGTGCGATCGCTTAAGGCAGCAAGGCACGATTATTCGGCATACAGGCGGCGGCTTGCGAATCACGATCGGGACTCCTGCCGAAAACCAGCGAACGTTCGATCGACTGGCTGCGCTTCTGGGGTAA